A window from Dehalobacter sp. DCA encodes these proteins:
- a CDS encoding accessory gene regulator B family protein: MGEQLFDLEGVAHHLTNRMVKGQEMDAVHKVKIEYGLALLLGVMIELVLTVGVSAIFGTIVYTLVIMFSALALRVFTGGSHCSSYRRCLFFSMVFFTGLSLAARWIASQINVYPLIEVILIPANLGILFQAFMQTAIGKNFVLASDKLMQKIGI; this comes from the coding sequence ATGGGTGAACAATTGTTTGATCTCGAGGGTGTTGCACATCATTTGACAAATCGTATGGTAAAAGGTCAAGAAATGGACGCCGTCCATAAAGTGAAAATAGAATATGGTTTAGCCTTGCTTCTTGGGGTAATGATTGAATTAGTTCTAACCGTAGGGGTATCTGCAATATTCGGTACCATTGTGTATACGCTCGTGATAATGTTTTCTGCTTTGGCTTTACGGGTGTTTACCGGCGGTTCTCATTGTTCCAGCTACCGGCGCTGTCTGTTTTTTTCCATGGTTTTCTTTACCGGGTTGTCATTGGCTGCCAGATGGATCGCATCTCAAATTAACGTATATCCGTTGATCGAAGTGATCCTTATCCCTGCAAACCTCGGAATTCTTTTTCAGGCGTTTATGCAGACAGCTATCGGCAAGAATTTTGTATTAGCAAGTGACAAGCTGATGCAAAAGATTGGGATCTAA